One region of Danio rerio strain Tuebingen ecotype United States chromosome 5, GRCz12tu, whole genome shotgun sequence genomic DNA includes:
- the camsap1b gene encoding calmodulin-regulated spectrin-associated protein 1-B isoform X3 — translation MEDGGLGMDAELGADSARRKMEAAGEALEIVPLEMYDSARAKIAANLRWLFAKAFGIDHIPEDLRDPFYTDQYEQEHIKPPVIRLLLSCELYCRVCALILKGDQVASLQSHQSVIQALSRKGIYVMEDDDTPVTDSDLTCQPIKMSSHIPMIDALMMAYTVEMISIEKVVSCVKRFSTFSASKELPFDLEDAMIFWINKVNLKMREITEKEHKSKQHLLESPSHQKVRYRRDHASGRQLPYFQMLEDLIRDVCDGAALLTVVHYYCPELMKLDDICLKEVTSIADSLYNIQLLKEFANEYLNKSFYLTLEDLLYAPPVLKHSVMVFIAELFWWFEIVKPEFVQPRDVQEFKDARAVSQPKSARPTVPISNATKRSFLVSPGAADPVLPVQNSPEVCNRYFLHPEESEPLNKGSSGFSPSHPLLPLRQRQKKAQPAEESTACRNRSNSLTQEGHPRGSVAWSDKRQRPLSQLNRYVLHSATDSDADLASGDSVSLTCSISEDSLASTVTPKHQSHPGQGSVRRINGHSLLGNVNMDEEDELVAIARADPSKNDITLTNSEDTERQGVTPGAKSIWGRQEDASSDSRTASFFLEPLMPAVLRPAKEKSISLNKEEESGEGRQRGSTRRVAGAESAASSTRRRPPQTLNRTFTPNTSSEFETTIEPKSSEFVPPAPGQMQAFRPLVTSSVEPSSAERSPGFYLHSSVTEEKRPVQAWDAHPGTSDLETVETIEEQDAELTKELHPDKKQHFEEEVESAKLREDMNVKEHEDKDGGSRCSSPGQQSQVSSVASGSIRMTSFAERKMQRFGSNQDIRSSTSSSQRTTPDGSESCPLPLTSWRMKRDQSPTPQNKDNANMLASELVQLHMQLEEKRRAIESQKKKMEILTARQRLKLGKAAFLHIVKKGKSDTLPQPTKSEFYLKEGQKLNEEKEVSSKDDTCVDALRDRSKEAEEPEKASLEWAGGGTVSPSPLDVEEEVDLNECNRSIELLNEAIGSIQQQMMQLSLQQEMLMKQNLQSPTSAASPLANDQSNTSEPRVRASIHFVEPSGSPVVRKPPKLSSARPRSKPSELLLGKEHSKGQKSSTPTPTDSPSARSIQGGRTPKAESQDFVQSSVRSESFNKDKGNHKGTTFHLNDEANMRMVSREPSSVALGVTFEESMSLRDTETTFDDGTARDNLISSEDISRGKANLIEVDLSDLAANTDDESTNALDVTADGSDGEKKSGMGFFFKDEQKAEDELAKKRAAFLLKQQRKAEEARLRKQQLEAESEQKRDETRRKAEEERIRKEEEKARRELIKQEYLRKKQLELCEEQEQPQPKPKTKPKKQRLKSVVKEEPSIDPLPKCPAANENLISAQSGSSLSLASVATTEPDSVNSGGAGSQRGESVESFPGLSRNSSRTTERDWDNGSTASSITSTSMAEYTGPKLFKEPSAKSNKPIIHNAISHCCLAGKVNEPQKNSILEELERCESNHLMILFRDSGCQFRALYSYFPDTEEIHKLTGTGPKSITKKMIDKLYKYSSDRKQFTVIPAKTVSVSVDALTIHNHLWQAKRPAGPKKSAK, via the exons AGTTCCCACATCCCCATGATTGATGCTTTGATGATGGCCTACACCGTGGAGATGATCAGCATTGAGAAGGTCGTGTCCTGCGTGAAGCGTTTCTCCACATTCAGTGCCTCCAAGGAGCTTCCCTTTGACCTCGAGGATGCAATGATCTTCTGGATCAACAAG GTGAACTTGAAAATGAGGGAGATCACAGAGAAAGAGCACAAATCAAAACAGCATCTGCTGGAATCTCCAAGTCATCAGAAG GTACGGTACCGGCGAGATCACGCTTCAGGTCGACAGCTTCCCTATTTCCAGATGCTGGAAGACCTGATTAGAGACGTGTGTGACGGTGCTGCATTGCTGACCGTGGTCCATTACTACTGCCCTGAACTGATGAAGCTTGACG ATATCTGCTTGAAAGAGGTGACCTCAATAGCAGACAGCCTTTATAATATCCAGCTGCTGAAAGAGTTTGCCAATGAGTACCTTAACAAAAGCTTCTATTTGACTCTTGAAGACCTGTTATATGCACCACCTGTGCTCAAG CACAGTGTCATGGTATTTATAGCGGAGCTCTTCTGGTGGTTTGAGATCGTCAAGCCTGAGTTTGTCCAGCCGAGAGATGTTCAAGAGTTCAAAGATg CAAGAGCAGTGAGCCAGCCCAAGAGTGCCAGGCCTACTGTGCCCATTTCCAACGCCACAAAACGAAGCTTCCTGGTGTCTCCGGGTGCGGCTGATCCAGTGCTTCCTGTTCAGAACAGCCCGGAAGTTTGTAACAGGTACTTCCTGCACCCTGAAGAATCTGAGCCTCT TAACAAGGGGAGTTCTGGCTTCAGCCCCTCACATCCACTTCTGCCACTGAGACAAAGACAGAAGAaagctcagccagcagaggaaaGCACGG CCTGTCGAAATCGATCTAATTCATTGACGCAGGAAGGTCATCCCAGAGGATCTGTGGCTTGGTCAGATAAACGGCAGCG GCCACTGTCTCAGCTGAATCGGTATGTTCTTCACTCTGCTACGGACAGTGATGCAGACTTGGCCTCAGGCGACAGCGTTAGTCTGACGTGCTCTATCAGTGAGGACAGCCTGGCCTCCACGGTCACACCCAAGCATCAGAGCCATCCAGGTCAAGGCAGTGTTAGACGGATCAATGGTCATAGTCTACTTGGCAACGTTAACATGGATGAGGAGGATGAGCTGGTAGCCATTGCCAGGGCCGATCCTTCCAAGAATGACATAACACTGACAAACTCTGAGGATACAGAGCGACAGGGTGTTACCCCTGGTGCTAAAAGCATTTGGGGAAGACAAGAGGATGCATCTTCAGATTCCCGAACAGCCAGTTTCTTCCTGGAACCTCTGATGCCTGCGGTTCTTAGGCCAGCCAAAGAAAAATCTATTAGTTTAAATAAGGAAGAAGAATCTGGAGAGGGACGGCAGAGAGGGTCAACTCGGAGAGTGGCTGGAGCAGAAAGTGCTGCTTCATCAACACGACGGAGACCTCCACAAACTCTCAACCGAACTTTTACCCCTAACACCAGctctgagtttgagaccactatTGAGCCTAAATCAAGTGAATTTGTGCCTCCAGCCCCTGGGCAAATGCAAGCTTTCAGACCACTGGTGACAAGTAGCGTTGAGCCATCTTCTGCTGAGCGGTCACCTGGGTTTTACCTTCATTCTTCGGTCACTGAGGAAAAGAGGCCTGTCCAAGCGTGGGACGCCCATCCAGGGACATCTGATTTAGAGACAGTGGAGACTATTGAAGAGCAGGATGCAGAACTCACCAAAGAGCTCCACCCAGACAAGAAGCAGCATTTTGAGGAGGAAGTAGAGTCTGCCAAACTGCGGGAGGACATGAATGTGAAGGAGCATGAGGATAAGGATGGTGGGAGCAGGTGCTCTAGCCCTGGCCAGCAATCCCAGGTCAGCAGTGTAGCTAGTGGGAGTATACGAATGACCAGCTTTGCAGAACGAAAAATGCAGAGGTTTGGTAGCAATCAAGATATCCGCTCGAGCACAAGCAGCTCACAGCGGACTACACCAGACGGCTCAGAGAGTTGCCCCCTCCCTCTGACCTCCTGGAGGATGAAGAGAGACCAGAGTCCCACACCACAGAACAAGGACAATGCCAACATGCTGGCATCAGAACTTGTTCAACTCCACATGCAACTTGAAGAAAAGAGACGTGCAATTGAATCCCAAAAGAAGAAGATGGAAATCTTGACAGCAAGACAGCGGCTTAAGCTTGGGAAAGCAGCCTTCCTGCACATAGTCAAGAAAGGCAAGAGTGACACTCTCCCGCAGCCTACCAAGTCTGAGTTCTACTTGAAAGAGGGCCAAAAACTCAATGAAGAAAAGGAGGTGTCATCAAAAGATGATACCTGCGTTGATGCCTTGAGAGACCGGTCAAAAGAGGCTGAAGAGCCAGAGAAGGCATCTCTTGAGTGGGCAGGTGGTGGGACTGTGTCTCCTAGTCCCTTGGATGTGGAGGAAGAGGTAGATCTTAATGAATGCAATCGCTCTATTGAATTACTAAATGAGGCCATAGGAAGCATTCAGCAACAGATGATGCAGCTTTCTCTTCAGCAAGAAATGCTCATGAAACAGAATCTTCAATCGCCAACCAGTGCTGCTTCACCGCTTGCCAATGACCAGAGTAACACATCTGAACCAAGGGTCAGAGCTTCAATACATTTTGTTGAACCAAGTGGCAGCCCTGTTGTGCGAAAGCCACCCAAGCTAAGCTCAGCACGGCCACGCTCCAAACCTTCAGAGCTGTTGCTAGGTAAGGAGCATAGTAAGGGTCAGAAGAGCTCCACTCCTACACCTACTGATAGCCCTTCTGCAAGGTCCATTCAAGGGGGCAGGACCCCCAAAGCAGAGTCTCAGGACTTTGTGCAAAGCTCTGTAAGATCGGAATCATTCAACAAAGATAAAGGGAATCACAAAGGCACTACATTCCACCTTAATGATGAAGCTAATATGAGGATGGTCTCAAGGGAACCCAGTTCTGTGGCACTTGGAGTCACTTTTGAAGAATCCATGTCCTTGAGGGATACAGAGACTACTTTTGATGATGGCACTGCAAGGGATAACCTTATATCCTCAGAGGATATTTCTAGAGGAAAAGCCAATCTTATTGAAGTTGACTTGTCTGATTTGGCTGCCAATACAGATGATGAAAGCACCAATGCATTGGATGTCACCGCTGATGGAAGTGATGGGGAAAAGAAGTCTGGCATGGGCTTCTTTTTTAAG GATGAGCAAAAAGCAGAGGATGAATTGGCCAAAAAGCGAGCCGCATTTCTCCTGAAACAACAGAGGAAGGCCGAGGAGGCTCGACTCCGCAAGCAACAACTGGAGGCTGAAAGTGAGCAGAAAAGAGATGAAACCAG GAGGAAAGCTGAAGAGGAAAGAAtcagaaaagaggaggagaaggccAGGAGAGAGTTGATAAAGCAAGAGTACCTTAGGAAGAAACAGCTGGAGCTGTGTGAAGAGCAAGAACAGCCTCAGCCCAAACCCAAGACCAAGCCCAAAAAACAAAGGCTGAAGTCTGTGGTGAAGGAGGAACCCTCCATTGATCCTCTTCCCAAGTGCCCTGCTGCCA ATGAGAATCTCATCAGTGCCCAGTCTGGCTCTAGTCTATCACTGGCTTCTGTGGCCACCACTGAACCAGACAGTGTCAACTCAGGAGGGGCGGGATCTCAGCG AGGAGAATCAGTCGAGTCATTTCCAGGTCTCAGTCGCAATTCCAGTCGGACTACAGAGAGAGACTGGGACAACGGCTCCACCGCGTCTTCCATTACATCAACATCCATGGCGGAATACACGG GACCCAAACTTTTCAAGGAACCAAGTGCGAAGTCCAACAAGCCGATAATCCACAACGCCATTTCTCATTGCTGCTTAGCAGGGAAAGTCAACGAACCGCAGAAGAACTCCATTCTTGAG GAGCTGGAGAGGTGTGAATCCAACCACTTGATGATTCTCTTCCGGGACAGCGGCTGCCAATTCAGAGCCCTTTACTCATACTTCCCTGACACAGAGGAGATCCACAAGCTCACCGGCACCGGGCCCAAGAGCATCACTAAAAAGATGATCGACAAACTCTATAAGTACAGCTCGGACCGCAAGCAGTTCACTGTAATCCCCGCCAAGACTGTGTCTGTGAGTGTAGATGCGCTGACTATCCATAACCACCTGTGGCAAGCTAAAAGACCCGCAGGGCCAAAAAAGAGCGCGAAGTGA